Proteins from a single region of Gossypium arboreum isolate Shixiya-1 chromosome 1, ASM2569848v2, whole genome shotgun sequence:
- the LOC108480988 gene encoding glyceraldehyde-3-phosphate dehydrogenase B, chloroplastic, translating into MATNAALAPSKIPANTRLPSKTTHSFPTQCSSKRLEVTEFSGLRSSSCVTFAKNVRDTSFFDVLAAQLTPKSEGVPSASVRGETVAKLKVAINGFGRIGRNFLRCWHGRKDSPLEVVVVNDSGGVKNASHLLKYDSMLGTFKADVKIVDNETISVDGKPIKVVSNRDPLKLPWAELGIDIVIEGTGVFVDGPGAGKHIQAGAKKVIITAPAKGADIPTYVVGVNEGDYDHEVSNIISNASCTTNCLAPFVKVIDEEFGIVKGTMTTTHSYTGDQRLLDASHRDLRRARAAALNIVPTSTGAAKAVSLVLPQLKGKLNGIALRVPTPNVSVVDLVVNVEKKGITAEDVNAAFRKAAEGPLKGVLEVCDIPLVSVDFRCSDVSSTIDSSLTMVMGDDMVKVVAWYDNEWGYSQRVVDLAHLVASKWPGMPVAGSGDPLEDYCKANPADEECKVYEA; encoded by the exons ATGGCAACAAACGCTGCTTTAGCTCCTTCAAAAATCCCTGCCAACACCAGGCTTCCATCTAAGACCACTCACTCTTTCCCCACTCAATGCTCTTCCAAG AGACTGGAAGTGACTGAATTCTCTGGACTTCGATCCAGCTCATGCGTCACCTTTGCCAAGAATGTTAGAGATACTTCCTTTTTCGACGTGCTGGCTGCCCAACTTACTCCCAAG AGTGAAGGTGTACCATCAGCATCTGTTAGGGGAGAAACAGTTGCCAAACTGAAGGTTGCAATCAATGGATTTGGACGCATTGGCAGGAACTTCCTCAGATGCTGGCATGGCAGGAAGGACTCACCCCTCGAGGTTGTTGTTGTAAATGACAGTGGTGGTGTCAAGAAT GCTTCACACTTGCTGAAATATGACTCCATGCTGGGAACTTTCAAAGCTGATGTGAAAATAGTTGACAATGAAACCATCAGTGTTGATGGGAAGCCCATCAAGGTCGTCTCTAACAGGGACCCTCTCAAGCTTCCTTGGGCTGAACTTGGTATCGACATTGTAATCGAG GGAACTGGAGTCTTTGTAGATGGCCCTGGAGCTGGAAAGCACATACAAGCTGGTGCCAAGAAAGTTATCATAACCGCTCCAGCTAAAGGTGCTGACATTCCAACCTATGTTGTTGGAGTCAACGAAGGGGATTACGACCACGAAGTCTCAAACATCATCAG CAATGCTTCATGCACCACAAATTGCTTGGCTCCTTTTGTGAAAGTCATTGATGAAGAATTTG GCATTGTGAAGGGTACAATGACAACCACTCACTCTTACACTGGAGACCAG AGGCTATTAGATGCTTCGCACCGTGACTTGAGGAGAGCCAGGGCTGCAGCATTGAACATTGTACCAACAAGCACAGGTGCAGCCAAGGCTGTCTCTCTTGTGCTTCCTCAACTCAAGGGAAAGCTGAATGGCATTGCACTTCGTGTGCCGACACCAAACGTATCAGTTGTTGACCTTGTTGTGAATGTTGAGAAGAAGGGCATTACAGCTGAAGATGTGAATGCTGCTTTTAGAAAGGCAGCCGAGGGACCATTGAAGGGTGTATTGGAAGTGTGCGATATTCCTCTTGTCTCAGTGGACTTTAGGTGCTCTGATGTTTCTTCCACCATTGACTCTTCCTTGACCATGGTCATGGGAGATGACATGGTCAAGGTGGTGGCCTGGTATGACAATGAATGGGGTTACAG CCAAAGGGTTGTTGATCTGGCACACTTGGTGGCAAGCAAGTGGCCGGGCATGCCTGTAGCTGGAAGCGGTGACCCCTTGGAGGATTACTGCAAGGCAAACCCAGCAGATGAGGAATGCAAAGTTTACGAGGCTTAA
- the LOC108480765 gene encoding uncharacterized protein LOC108480765, whose translation MTTLSNSLVLSTNPPLQLFSGSHGSASSTNLAFNSSHLRKLHISTSRRPLTVQASYSDGERSSSANAFVGGFVLGGLVVGALGCVFAPQISKALAVADSKDLMKRLPKFIYDEEKALEKTRKVLTEKIAQLNAAIDDVSGQLRSEDAPNGVAVNSDEIEAAI comes from the exons ATGACTACCCTTTCAAATTCTTTGGTTTTATCGACAAATCCTCCCCTTCAACTATTTTCTG GCTCTCATGGGAGTGCCAGCTCCACCAACTTGGCATTCAATTCTAGTCATTTGAGGAAACTGCATATTTCTACCTCTAGAAGGCCTCTCACCGTTCAAGCTTCGTACAG TGATGGCGAAAGGTCAAGCAGTGCTAATGCCTTTGTTGGAGGTTTTGTTTTGGGAGGGCTCGTGGTTGGTGCACTTGGTTGTGTATTTGCCCCTCAG ATCAGCAAGGCACTAGCTGTAGCTGATAGTAAGGACCTTATGAAGAGACTGCCTAAATTCATATATGATGAAGAAAAAGCTTTGGAG AAAACTCGGAAGGTACTGACCGAGAAGATTGCTCAGCTAAACGCTGCCATTGATGATGTTTCTGGTCAGCTTCGATCTGAAGATGCCCCGAATGGAGTTGCTGTAAACTCTGATGAAATTGAAGCTGCCATATGA
- the LOC108480152 gene encoding serine/threonine-protein kinase/endoribonuclease IRE1b-like, with protein MRRSRIFLLLLAILFSPSIRGFFCSQISQTALSNRFLPPRPPDDGLAVVVTLDGTMHLVDRVSRKVHWSFASGRPIYSSYQAFLDQDNDKLNTSGPNSDLYVDCGDDLQLYVHSRSHGKLKKLELSAEEYVRRTPYIAEDGGITLGVKKTSIYLVDANSGRIVQTYRSDDPPSTLDIQNDAGETVRVTKDADALVESGPFNSTTVKQFVYIMRTDYVLQYYSPNSAEVLWNVAFSKIDAEFRCQGSEEKLSAEYMHDFELQLPCQKRPVVIQVRDHKLLESLPVFGWLDGIIPLPSSNQNPRLPPADVFPLALPSDKPWLALPASEMENPLMLDTANTNITTRFDIAGFSIQPFIAFFATLLTIIVFAFYRLKRGKGSKQDQEVKLQSVPKKKKPKRVGNSKSSGNNEKKNKPVSEENNVGNTNTLPYIERNEGKSLLNFTDLVDGRVDGRRIGKLLVSNKEIAKGSNGTIVLEGIYDGRPVAVKRLVQTHHDVALKEIQNLIASDQHPNIVRWYGVEFDQDFVYLSLERCTCSLNDLIYVCSESFQNQAIVKDEDSKFFNECNVRLHSVMENNKVIELWKSNGHPSAHLLKLLRDIVSGLAHLHELGIIHRDLKPQNVLIIKEKSLCAKLSDMGISKRLTGDMSSLTRGATGYGSSGWQAPEQLRQGRQTRAVDLFSLGCVLFFCITGGKHPYGDSIERDVNIVNDRKDLFLIESIPEAMDLFSHLLDPNPELRPKAQDVLHHPLFWSSEMRLSFLREASDRVQLEDRKSESEVLNELESIAAVALDGKWDEKLEPAFLNNIGHYRRYKFDSVRDLLRVIRNKQNHYREIPQDIQELLGPLPEGFDGYFSSRFPKLLIEVYKVLYKHCKEEKFFQKYMNSSII; from the exons ATGAGGCGATCTCGGATTTTCCTTTTGCTGTTAGCCATCTTATTTTCTCCGTCTATACGCGGTTTCTTCTGCTCTCAGATCTCGCAAACTGCTCTTTCCAATCGTTTCCTGCCGCCCCGTCCTCC TGACGATGGGTTAGCAGTGGTAGTTACTCTGGATGGAACAATGCATTTAGTGGACAGAGTATCAAGGAAAGTTCATTGGTCGTTTGCATCGGGCAGGCCTATTTATTCATCTTATCAGGCCTTCCTTGACCAGGACAATGATAAGCTTAATACATCTGGACCCAACAGTGATTTGTATGTTGATTGTGGGGATGATTTGCAACTCTATGTTCATAGCAGGAGCCATGGAAAACTG AAAAAACTTGAACTGAGTGCTGAAGAATATGTTAGAAGAACACCCTATATAGCAGAGGATGGAGGGATCACTTTGGGAGTAAAAAAGACCTCTATTTACCTTGTTGATGCAAATTCTGGTAGAATTGTACAAACTTATAGGTCAGATGATCCTCCCTCTACGCTAGATATTCAGAATGATGCAGGCGAAACAGTTCGTGTGACAAAGGATGCTGATGCACTGGTGGAGTCTGGTCCTTTTAACTCAACAACAGTCAAGCAATTTGTCTATATTATGAGGACAGATTATGTCCTCCAGTATTATTCTCCAAACTCTGCTGAAGTATTATGGAATGTGGCATTTTCTAAAATTGATGCTGAATTTCGATGTCAAGGATCAGAGGAAAAACTTTCTGCAGAATACATGCATGATTTTGAGTTGCAATTGCCATGTCAGAAGAGACCTGTTGTTATCCAAGTTCGTGATCATAAATTGTTGGAATCTCTCCCCGTCTTTGGCTGGCTTGATGGAATAATCCCACTGCCTTCTTCAAATCAAAATCCTCGCTTGCCTCCTGCTGATGTATTCCCACTGGCTCTTCCTAGTGACAAACCATGGCTTGCTTtgccagcttctgagatggaaaaCCCTCTTATGTTGGATACCGCTAATACAAACATCACTACAAGGTTTGACATTGCTGGATTCAGCATACAACCTTTCATTGCTTTCTTTGCTACCCTATTGACTATCATTGTCTTTGCCTTTTACCGCTTAAAACGAGGTAAGGGGAGTAAGCAGGATCAGGAAGTTAAATTGCAATCAGTACctaaaaagaaaaaacctaagaGAGTTGGGAATAGTAAGAGCAGTGGCAATAACGAGAAAAAGAACAAGCCTGTGTCAGAGGAGAATAATGTTGGAAATACCAACACACTTCCTTATATTGAAAGGAATGAAGGCAAATCATTGCTGAACTTTACAGATCTTGTTGATGGCCGAGTAGATGGGCGCCGAATTGGTAAGTTACTTGTTTCCAACAAAGAAATAGCAAAAGGAAGCAACGGTACCATTGTACTTGAAGGGATTTATGATGGTCGTCCAGTAGCTGTTAAACGTCTTGTGCAGACTCACCATGATGTGGCTTTGAAAGAGATTCAGAACCTTATTGCTTCTGATCAACACCCTAATATTGTTCGCTGGTATGGCGTCGAGTTTGATCAGGATTTTGTTTATCTCTCTCTAGAGCGTTGTACTTGTAGCTTAAATGACCTGATCTATGTATGCTCTGAATCTTTTCAAAATCAAGCCATTGTCAAGGATGAAGATTCAAAATTCTTCAATGAGTGTAATGTTCGATTGCATAGTGTGATGGAAAATAACAAGGTTATTGAACTCTGGAAGTCTAATGGACATCCTTCGGCCCATTTGTTGAAACTACTGAG AGATATAGTCTCTGGGCTTGCCCATCTACATGAACTTGGCATCATACATCGAGATCTAAAGCCTCAAAATGTTTTGATAATCAAGGAGAAGTCTCTATGTGCAAAGCTTTCCGACATGGGCATTAGCAAACGCTTGACTGGGGATATGTCTTCCTTAACTCGCGGTGCTACTG GTTATGGAAGTTCAGGCTGGCAAGCACCTGAACAACTTCGTCAAGGACGCCAGACACGCGCTGTGGATTTATTtagtttaggctgtgttttaTTTTTTTGCATCACTGGTGGTAAACACCCATATGGGGATAGTATTGAACGTGATGTAAATATTGTGAATGACCGAAAGGACCTCTTCTTAATAGAGAGTATACCAGAAGCAATGGATCTTTTCTCTCATCTCTTGGATCCCAACCCAGAATTGAG GCCAAAGGCACAGGATGTTCTGCATCATCCGTTATTTTGGAGTTCTGAGATGAGGCTTTCATTTCTTCGAGAGGCTAGTGATCGTGTTCAATTGGAAGACAGGAAGAGTGAATCAGAAGTATTAAATGAATTAGAAAGTATTGCAGCAGTAGCTTTGGATGGAAAATGGGATGAAAAGCTGGAACCTGCATTCCTTAATAACATTGGACACTATAGGAGATACAAATTTGATAGTGTTCGTGACCTATTGCGGGTAATAAGGAACAAGCAAAACCACTACAGGGAAATTCCTCAAGATATCCAAGAATTATTGGGGCCACTTCCAGAAGGATTTGATGGTTATTTCTCTAGTCGATTTCCAAAACTGTTGATTGAGGTTTATAAGGTACTCTATAAGCACTGCAAGGAGGAGAAATTCTTCCAGAAATATATGAACAGCAGTATAATCTAA
- the LOC108480574 gene encoding glucan endo-1,3-beta-glucosidase 12-like, whose protein sequence is MALHLFHLLLFLLLSPLSYVSSVGINYGTLGNNLPSPKKVAQLLQSTLLDKVKIYDTNPDILEAFSNTGVDLIVAVENYHVANISKDAAAADDWFATRVQPFIPATSIVAVCVGNEYLTSDDNLDPDALVQAMQNLHAVLLKRGLDRKIKVTTPHSMAVLASSFPPSASTFATKLIPTMSSIVGFLADTRAPFMVNAYPYFAYRDNPSTVDLEYALLGNSTGVHDPKGYIYHNMLDAQIDAVRSAIDAIGFGNLSMKITVSESGWPSKGDPEDTAAIPNNAKTYNTRLIERAQSNKGTPMKPKDNIEIFVFALFNENKKPGGASERNFGIFNGDGSKVYEVDLSCEFCSNGDAFEKMSTSGQVRGPSVWCVAKPHADEKVLQSVLDFCCGPGGVDCREVYESGKCFEPDKLHAHASYAMNAYYQMHGRNYWNCDFKGTGLVTFSDPSYGTCRYRQQ, encoded by the exons ATGGCTCTTCATCTCTTCCACCTCCTCCTCTTCCTCCTTCTCAGCCCATTATCTTATGTCTCTAGCGTTGGCATTAACTATGGCACTCTAGGAAACAACCTCCCTTCTCCAAAGAAAGTTGCTCAGCTCCTCCAATCTACGCTCCTTGATAAAGTTAAAATCTACGACACCAACCCTGATATCCTTGAAGCCTTTTCCAACACCGGAGTTGACCTTATTGTTGCCGTTGAAAACTACCACGTCGCCAACATTAGCAAGGACGCAGCCGCAGCCGACGACTGGTTTGCCACTCGTGTGCAGCCCTTCATCCCCGCCACTTCCATCGTAGCTGTTTGTGTAGGCAACGAATATTTGACCTCCGATGATAATTTGGACCCTGATGCACTGGTCCAAGCCATGCAAAACTTACATGCTGTGTTATTAAAGCGTGGTCTTGACCGTAAGATCAAGGTCACTACCCCGCATAGCATGGCGGTTCTTGCTTCCTCATTTCCACCCTCGGCTTCAACCTTTGCCACAAAGCTTATTCCCACCATGAGCTCTATTGTTGGGTTTTTGGCTGATACTCGTGCACCTTTCATGGTCAATGCCTACCCTTATTTTGCATACAGGGATAACCCCAGCACAGTTGATTTAGAGTATGCATTGCTAGGGAACTCGACAGGGGTCCATGACCCTAAGGGTTACATCTACCATAACATGCTGGACGCCCAGATTGATGCTGTTAGGTCAGCTATCGATGCCATTGGCTTTGGGAATCTATCAATGAAGATCACAGTGTCAGAATCTGGATGGCCCTCAAAAGGAGATCCAGAAGACACCGCAGCTATACCCAACAATGCAAAGACTTACAATACCAGGTTGATTGAGCGTGCACAGTCTAATAAAGGGACACCCATGAAACCTAAGGATAACATAGAGATAtttgtgtttgcattgtttaaCGAAAACAAAAAGCCAGGGGGTGCGAGTGAGAGAAATTTTGGGATTTTTAATGGGGACGGGTCTAAGGTATACGAAGTGGACTTGAGCTGTGAGTTCTGCAGCAATGGAGATGCATTCGAGAAGATGTCGACAAGCGGCCAAGTAAGGGGTCCGTCAGTATGGTGCGTGGCTAAACCACATGCAGATGAGAAAGTACTTCAAAGTGTGCTGGATTTTTGCTGCGGCCCTGGTGGAGTTGACTGTAGGGAAGTTTATGAAAGCGGTAAATGTTTTGAGCCCGACAAGCTTCACGCTCATGCATCATATGCCATGAATGCTTACTACCAGATGCACGGCAGGAATTATTGGAACTGCGATTTCAAGGGTACTGGCCTAGTCACCTTTAGTGATCCAA GTTAT